TTCAGATTGTCTCTCTGCTTCAATTGCTTCTATCAGTATTTCGTACCGATCTTTATTTTCTGACATTATATATGGTTGTACTTTCTCAGGAGACTACAAGTTATTTTATTTTTTGTTCATTTGGGTGGATGGAGAAGGGATGCGGACCTGCCCGCCTGCTACGCAGTGATCAGGCGGGTTTGTTAGATTTGCGGACTTGCAAAGTTGTCGGAGGTAATTACTGTGTTATGACTTGGCTTTTATTTGGACTACGTTAGCTGTTTTGATGTTCCTTCAGTGCTTCCCAGCCTGAAGGTGCAGCAACAACAGTGGAATTGGGTATGAGTATGCTTTGGGGTTGCTGAATTGTTTAATTGTTTAATCGTTTAATCGTTGAGTGGGTAACAGTTTGGCTTAAGGCAACATATAAGGCTTTTGAAGGTAAAAAGTAGTTTGTGATGATGTTCCTTTTGTGTTTCCCAGCCAAAAGGTGATCACAAACGGAGTTGGTAATGAGTTGGGTGTATTTTCATTTGCGGATTTGCTTGATTTGCTAAGTTGCGGGAGTTGATGACTAAGTTTACAGCCCCCTAATACTCAGCCTGTTTTACAAAAAAAAAATTATTGTAATTTTGAAATACGAACTAATTTTTAAATAAAAGTCCCTAAATTTGTAAAGCCTAAACAGCTTAAGATTGCATAATTACAATTGATAATATCCATGAAAGATTATAAATCACAAGAAGACACAGAGATAGATGAATCAAATGAACCCGTCATCGATTACAATAAAGTGTACACATACGGCGATTATCTCAAGCTCGAAATAGACGATATGGTAGAGATCATCCGCGGTAAGATATTCAGGATGTGTGCAGCGCCCAGAACAAAACATCAAGGGATAAGTATAAACATTGCTTCAATAATTCATCATGAGTTAAAAGGAAAGAATTGTAAAGTTTTCAATGCACCAATCGATGTGGTATTACCTTTAGAAGATAAAAAACGAACTAAGTCCACTACCGTAGTCCAGCCGGATATTTGCGTGATATGTGATCCAAAAATCATCGAAGAAACTGCTGTCTTTGGCGTACCAGATTTTGTGATAGAAATAGTAGCAGGCAAGGATGTCAAGCGAGATGCTCAATATAAATATAGCGTCTATGAAGAAGCCGGCGTGGGGGAATATTGGATCGTTTTTGGAGAAATGCGTTTTGTGGAAGTTTTTATTTTGGAGAATGGAAAATTTCAACGACTCAATGCATTCTCAGAAGATGACATTATTCCTGTGAAAACATTGCCGGGGCTTTCGATTAGTATTGATGATATTTTTGAGGGGGTATAAGAGTATTTATGGACTTAAAGAGTACTTTTAATTGTGTCTCTTAGACGACTAAGTCGTAGTGTTTTGAGATGTCAAGGTAAAGTGATTAGAATTAACTATATCTTTATAGAAAATATAACTTCATTACTTAATTATTTTTGACTTTGGATATAAAAATCATAAATCTAACAAGCAAACTTTTATTGTTCCTTATCTCTTTTGTAGTTCAAGCTCAGCAAGATAAAACAATTGTATTTTTAGATGAGAAAACAAAGGAAGTTGTAAGTTTTGTTCATGTTAGTTCAGAATGCAATTCTAATATAGGTAGCTTTTCTAATGATTTAGGAATTTGCATTTTAGATTTCAAAGAAATAGATTGTATAAAGTGGCGCATTAATCATATAAGCTACAAAAGTTTAGTTTTTGACATTTCATTTTTAAATTCAATCGACACAATTCTGATTGAACCTTTGGGGTATACATTTGAAGATATTGAGATTGTGTCAAATAAAACTGATAATCAGTATCTTTATGATAAAATAAATCTCCTTTTAAAAGCCAAACGAAAACAAAAGGAAACTATAAGTTCTAATTATTTCTATGTCCTGCGGTCATGGTCTGATCAA
The genomic region above belongs to Saprospiraceae bacterium and contains:
- a CDS encoding Uma2 family endonuclease: MKDYKSQEDTEIDESNEPVIDYNKVYTYGDYLKLEIDDMVEIIRGKIFRMCAAPRTKHQGISINIASIIHHELKGKNCKVFNAPIDVVLPLEDKKRTKSTTVVQPDICVICDPKIIEETAVFGVPDFVIEIVAGKDVKRDAQYKYSVYEEAGVGEYWIVFGEMRFVEVFILENGKFQRLNAFSEDDIIPVKTLPGLSISIDDIFEGV